One Fibrobacter sp. UWB16 DNA window includes the following coding sequences:
- a CDS encoding Rpn family recombination-promoting nuclease/putative transposase — translation MENNNNITEAHWGKTISEARTYEEYRGAGVFADLLTDRTFKKAFNPDTKNKVCLIALLNAVLEGEISSPIVDVQSRDKEFNNGSNENRTTVFDLYCIDSAQRRFIIEVQLLMQENIVNRAIYYASQTVIAQGERGQKYNYELKPVVTVVFMEFNVFVDDRYIRRAKIREINGASVSDVLSFAFVELPKFNKPLDQLETTLDRGLYALKNMKNMTQMPKQYANTAFELLFSSAYLAKLSKEEQKMIDEAQKAKWDEYAINKAALDRGRNQKAREVAKDLLIEGDSVEKVVRVSKLSEADVLAIKAEIDQK, via the coding sequence ATGGAAAACAACAATAACATTACAGAAGCCCATTGGGGAAAAACAATTAGCGAGGCAAGAACTTATGAGGAATATAGGGGAGCGGGAGTCTTTGCAGACCTTCTTACGGACAGGACATTCAAGAAAGCCTTCAATCCCGACACTAAGAACAAGGTTTGTCTGATAGCGCTCTTGAATGCTGTGCTTGAAGGAGAAATATCATCGCCGATTGTGGACGTTCAGTCCCGCGATAAGGAATTCAATAATGGGTCAAATGAAAACCGGACAACAGTCTTTGACTTGTACTGCATCGATTCGGCACAGCGACGCTTTATTATCGAAGTGCAGCTCCTTATGCAAGAAAACATTGTCAACCGTGCGATTTATTACGCATCGCAGACTGTCATTGCGCAGGGCGAACGTGGACAAAAGTACAATTATGAGCTGAAACCTGTTGTTACAGTAGTTTTTATGGAATTCAATGTATTTGTCGATGACCGCTATATCCGCCGTGCCAAGATCCGTGAAATCAATGGGGCTAGCGTTAGCGATGTCCTTTCTTTCGCTTTTGTGGAACTTCCGAAGTTCAACAAGCCTCTGGACCAACTTGAAACAACGCTAGACAGGGGGCTTTACGCGCTCAAGAACATGAAAAACATGACGCAAATGCCCAAGCAGTATGCCAATACGGCATTTGAGCTCTTGTTTTCAAGTGCATATTTGGCTAAATTATCGAAAGAGGAACAGAAAATGATTGATGAAGCGCAGAAAGCCAAATGGGATGAATATGCAATCAACAAGGCCGCCCTTGATCGAGGCCGTAATCAAAAGGCTCGCGAAGTGGCAAAAGATTTGCTTATTGAAGGTGATTCTGTAGAAAAGGTCGTACGCGTTTCAAAGCTTTCTGAAGCTGATGTCTTAGCGATTAAAGCGGAAATCGATCAAAAGTAA
- the xseA gene encoding exodeoxyribonuclease VII large subunit, whose product MDQEVRTFSVTQYMRSLKNTVESTPAVWVHGVISQIAEKPSGVYLSIADFADGDVKPKATLALYCYTAKYDAILAKISSLSQPFTLKHDLKVNFLVRAELYIPYGKLQAQILDIDPVYTIGELALTKSAILKRLAMEGLLEKNKQLELADVPLRVGLITGENTAAYKDFTTRLEASPFAFEVTTVYARMQGNETEGSIIAALEQLQSDPNLDVVCIVRGGGAKTDLNFFDSEALCRAVANYPTPVFTGIGHEIDRCLLDEVAYLSCITPTDCAKRLVERVTDSWNRMTEAMASIADGARDLLTESNKQLGTMGNQLQQKVFGLIQNEKSKHVLIAASIKKDTAFYIKSEHERLDRNHEGLKQGSRKILDLAKSKFELVNEKVKNADPQTTLAKGYSLTLDENGKFIRKASQLKSGDTIKTRLADGDVLSVVQ is encoded by the coding sequence ATGGATCAAGAAGTTCGCACATTTTCGGTCACGCAGTACATGCGTTCGCTCAAGAACACCGTAGAATCAACACCTGCGGTGTGGGTGCATGGGGTCATTTCGCAAATTGCGGAAAAGCCGTCGGGCGTTTACCTGAGCATTGCGGACTTTGCCGATGGCGACGTGAAGCCCAAGGCCACCCTCGCCCTTTACTGCTACACCGCCAAGTACGATGCGATTCTCGCCAAGATTTCAAGCCTTTCGCAACCGTTTACGCTAAAGCACGATTTGAAAGTCAATTTTCTCGTGCGCGCAGAACTGTACATCCCGTACGGAAAGTTGCAAGCGCAAATTCTGGACATCGATCCGGTTTACACGATTGGCGAACTTGCACTCACCAAAAGCGCCATTTTGAAGCGCCTTGCGATGGAAGGCCTGCTCGAAAAGAACAAGCAACTCGAACTTGCCGACGTTCCGCTCCGCGTGGGGCTTATCACCGGCGAAAATACGGCCGCGTACAAGGACTTCACCACGCGACTTGAAGCGTCTCCGTTCGCATTCGAAGTCACGACGGTCTATGCGCGGATGCAAGGGAACGAAACAGAAGGGAGCATCATCGCCGCACTGGAACAGCTCCAAAGCGACCCCAATTTAGACGTTGTCTGCATTGTGCGCGGTGGCGGTGCAAAAACTGATTTGAACTTCTTTGATAGCGAAGCGCTTTGCCGAGCGGTAGCAAACTACCCCACCCCCGTCTTTACGGGAATCGGTCACGAAATCGACCGCTGCCTTTTGGACGAAGTCGCTTACCTCTCGTGCATCACGCCCACGGACTGCGCGAAGCGTCTCGTGGAACGCGTCACGGATAGCTGGAACCGAATGACTGAAGCGATGGCAAGCATTGCCGATGGCGCACGCGATTTGCTCACCGAAAGCAACAAGCAACTCGGCACGATGGGGAACCAGCTCCAGCAAAAAGTTTTCGGGCTCATCCAAAACGAGAAATCGAAACATGTGCTCATCGCCGCCTCCATAAAAAAAGACACCGCATTTTATATAAAGTCTGAGCACGAGCGTTTAGACCGCAACCATGAAGGTTTAAAGCAAGGTTCCCGAAAAATTCTCGACCTCGCAAAATCGAAGTTCGAACTCGTCAACGAAAAAGTCAAAAATGCAGACCCGCAAACAACGCTTGCCAAGGGCTATTCGCTCACGCTAGACGAAAACGGAAAATTCATCCGCAAGGCAAGCCAGCTCAAGAGCGGCGACACCATCAAAACACGACTCGCCGACGGGGACGTCCTATCCGTGGTGCAATAA
- a CDS encoding type I restriction enzyme HsdR N-terminal domain-containing protein, with the protein MTHDTLFDPIRKKDVPATPEEHVRQATVRYLVDVVKVPEHLIAVEFPLSSIDVKTSDRVDILVHNFRAGAPLNKPWLLVECKAPGEYTWPVLQQQLNKYLQVLTPNYVMLALGDCVRYFELDSVTHRFKKIESLPVFG; encoded by the coding sequence ATGACCCACGATACGCTATTTGACCCGATTCGCAAAAAGGATGTCCCTGCAACGCCCGAAGAACATGTTCGCCAGGCGACGGTGCGCTATTTGGTCGATGTAGTAAAGGTTCCGGAGCACTTGATCGCGGTGGAATTTCCGCTTTCGTCGATTGATGTAAAGACGTCGGACCGCGTGGATATCTTGGTGCATAATTTTAGGGCGGGGGCGCCTCTGAACAAGCCATGGCTCCTGGTGGAGTGCAAGGCTCCGGGTGAATACACGTGGCCAGTGTTGCAACAGCAATTGAACAAGTATTTGCAAGTGCTGACACCGAATTACGTGATGCTTGCGCTTGGCGATTGCGTGCGCTATTTTGAGCTGGACTCCGTGACGCACCGTTTCAAGAAAATCGAAAGCTTGCCGGTGTTTGGCTAG
- a CDS encoding type II toxin-antitoxin system Phd/YefM family antitoxin: MSKVVSAMDMRQNFGTLLNQVAIKDEEIVIERAGKPLARLVSMNSATSGKLDFRDIGKLPNDIWNE, encoded by the coding sequence GTGTCGAAAGTAGTTTCTGCAATGGATATGCGTCAGAATTTTGGGACGCTCTTGAACCAGGTCGCCATCAAGGACGAAGAAATCGTCATTGAACGCGCTGGCAAGCCTTTGGCACGCCTCGTGAGCATGAATTCTGCCACAAGTGGCAAGCTGGACTTTCGCGATATCGGCAAGTTGCCCAACGACATCTGGAACGAATAG
- a CDS encoding fibrobacter succinogenes major paralogous domain-containing protein: MNTKTKKLFISLAGTLSATALLTACGEELDQLTNADLNTVASFKDLGDCNSKNKGRMVYVDSSDAIYFCADSVWKEVNLSEVKGSDGKDGANGKDGKNGADGKDGKDGTSCTVEALKDGSGYDVLCGGKKVGTLLNGKDGAKGADGKNGTNGSNGSNGKSAYEIAKENGFKGTEAEWLASLAGAQGSSCSIKVNEQKNGYDLTCGDKTVTITNGKDGESVTGPAGESCSTKSVEGGVEITCGKSEPVVIKDGSNGKDASDDACRVVGDKAGVVTLECGKGENVQIEKFYKGTCNNEPFDPETHFCNFNEKEGVFAVLELCGGKAYNPSEVICKDGKRLKSCPSECNSEDCEDRLYDMDAQFCYAKVVYDLCDGKDYNPMKFECVENELQKYTCGESEYDLETQFCAKRGDVVERVYKMVKIGKQIWMAENLNYEIEDSWCGGNRKSGDFDGGDCDTYGRLYTWATAMGKPENECGSNHDCDLGTGYVQGICPDGWHVPSDVEWDTLIDAVGGISTAGQKLKAQTLWKAVDGIENEDAYGFSALPAGFKYVNFAFTTDGNHAGFWGAKQWDENRSYGYTRTMKSSSNSVNNGGYFQKDYAYSIRCLQD; this comes from the coding sequence ATGAATACGAAAACTAAAAAGTTGTTCATCTCGCTTGCAGGTACATTATCTGCAACGGCTCTTTTGACCGCTTGCGGTGAAGAACTTGACCAACTTACAAATGCCGATTTAAATACGGTTGCATCGTTTAAAGACCTGGGCGATTGCAATTCCAAGAACAAAGGCCGCATGGTTTATGTCGATAGTTCCGATGCTATTTACTTCTGTGCCGACAGCGTCTGGAAAGAGGTGAATCTCTCTGAAGTCAAAGGTTCTGACGGTAAGGATGGAGCCAATGGCAAGGATGGCAAAAATGGTGCTGATGGCAAAGACGGTAAGGATGGAACATCCTGTACTGTAGAGGCGCTGAAAGACGGTTCCGGGTATGACGTGCTATGCGGTGGCAAAAAGGTCGGGACTCTCTTGAATGGTAAGGACGGTGCTAAAGGAGCCGATGGTAAAAACGGAACCAATGGCTCGAATGGCTCAAACGGCAAGTCTGCTTACGAAATTGCAAAGGAAAACGGTTTCAAGGGAACTGAAGCCGAGTGGCTTGCTTCGCTGGCGGGCGCACAGGGTTCAAGTTGCTCCATCAAAGTCAATGAACAAAAGAACGGCTACGACTTGACTTGCGGTGATAAAACCGTTACGATTACGAATGGAAAAGACGGCGAAAGCGTTACCGGCCCTGCGGGCGAAAGCTGCTCGACCAAGTCGGTCGAAGGCGGCGTTGAAATAACCTGTGGCAAATCCGAACCGGTCGTCATCAAGGACGGCTCAAATGGAAAAGATGCCAGTGACGATGCTTGCAGGGTTGTTGGCGACAAGGCTGGTGTCGTTACGCTTGAGTGCGGCAAGGGTGAGAATGTCCAGATTGAAAAGTTCTACAAGGGCACATGCAACAATGAACCTTTTGATCCGGAAACCCACTTCTGCAATTTCAATGAAAAAGAAGGAGTCTTTGCTGTCCTTGAACTGTGTGGCGGAAAGGCCTATAATCCGAGCGAAGTCATCTGTAAGGACGGAAAACGACTGAAGTCGTGCCCTTCGGAATGCAATTCTGAAGATTGCGAAGATCGTCTCTATGACATGGATGCTCAGTTCTGTTATGCTAAGGTTGTGTATGACCTATGCGACGGCAAGGATTACAACCCTATGAAGTTTGAATGCGTAGAAAACGAATTACAGAAATATACTTGTGGAGAAAGTGAATATGACCTTGAAACGCAGTTCTGCGCAAAGCGAGGCGATGTTGTGGAACGAGTCTACAAGATGGTGAAAATCGGCAAACAGATCTGGATGGCTGAAAACCTGAACTATGAAATTGAAGACAGCTGGTGCGGTGGCAATCGCAAAAGTGGTGATTTTGATGGAGGCGACTGCGACACCTACGGTCGCTTGTACACCTGGGCCACTGCCATGGGCAAGCCTGAGAACGAGTGCGGTAGCAATCATGACTGCGACCTTGGCACGGGCTACGTTCAGGGCATTTGCCCGGACGGCTGGCATGTGCCGAGCGATGTGGAATGGGATACCCTGATCGACGCTGTGGGCGGGATTTCCACGGCGGGTCAGAAACTCAAGGCCCAGACTCTTTGGAAAGCGGTTGATGGCATCGAGAACGAGGATGCGTACGGTTTCTCGGCGCTCCCTGCAGGCTTTAAGTATGTCAATTTTGCCTTCACCACTGATGGCAATCACGCAGGCTTCTGGGGTGCCAAACAGTGGGATGAAAATAGGAGTTACGGCTACACCAGGACTATGAAATCCAGCAGCAACAGCGTGAACAATGGTGGCTACTTCCAAAAGGACTATGCCTACTCTATACGTTGCTTGCAGGACTAA
- a CDS encoding sensor domain-containing diguanylate cyclase, producing MMDLQKFVDNFHTMTSILSVEKRDDDRIGTIRIEAANDLYIRAMENVDKDGNVVFKEKFVPGSSYERYMKKELNFENFCYECAIKKKPVHAYIRPERYTFSINLYMMPLAIDDPKKAYCSYSQEITFEENVDAMSNISAKTSSNVLRTCIKLCSTKNLQKTMDEVIEDIRKICDASYCCVMLTDFNDNTWSVFSDALKPDSEIRSIRELKSENFVDYARSWIKTLNGSNCLMIKNKDDLEVIHLENPAWYNSLVAANVRSLVLLPLEYNGLTLGFFWATNFDTSNTLYIRETLELSAFFVASEIANYQLLNQLELLSSMDLLTGVMNRNSMNNRVTQFLNGEVQYKSLGIIFADLNGLKPVNDNKGHDAGDKLLKDASQLLKFTFDGCEFYRAGGDEFLIIALDKSKEELEAKVKALREKSMIPGKVSFAVGFYYDANGGDIRTAMHEADVRMYEDKKRYYDRFPANRKRFL from the coding sequence ATGATGGATTTGCAGAAATTTGTAGATAACTTCCACACGATGACAAGCATCTTGTCGGTCGAAAAACGCGATGATGACAGAATCGGCACCATCCGTATCGAGGCCGCAAATGACCTGTATATCCGCGCCATGGAAAATGTCGACAAAGATGGCAATGTCGTCTTTAAGGAAAAGTTTGTCCCCGGCAGTAGCTACGAACGCTACATGAAGAAGGAACTCAACTTCGAGAACTTCTGCTACGAATGTGCCATCAAAAAGAAACCTGTACACGCCTACATCCGCCCCGAGCGCTACACCTTCAGCATCAACCTGTACATGATGCCACTCGCTATTGACGACCCGAAAAAGGCGTATTGTAGCTACTCCCAGGAAATTACGTTCGAAGAAAATGTCGACGCGATGTCGAACATTTCGGCTAAGACTTCATCCAACGTATTGCGGACTTGTATCAAGTTGTGCAGTACTAAAAACTTGCAAAAGACCATGGACGAAGTCATCGAGGACATCCGCAAAATCTGTGATGCAAGCTATTGCTGCGTGATGCTGACGGACTTCAATGACAACACGTGGTCCGTATTTAGCGATGCCTTAAAGCCGGATTCCGAGATCCGTTCCATTCGTGAACTCAAATCCGAGAACTTTGTCGATTACGCAAGGTCCTGGATAAAGACACTGAACGGAAGCAATTGCCTGATGATCAAGAACAAGGACGACCTCGAAGTCATCCATCTGGAAAACCCGGCATGGTACAATTCGCTTGTAGCCGCTAACGTCCGTAGCCTTGTCCTCTTGCCACTCGAATACAACGGCCTTACTCTAGGCTTTTTCTGGGCCACGAATTTCGACACGTCGAACACGCTCTACATACGTGAAACACTTGAGCTTTCGGCATTCTTTGTCGCCTCGGAAATTGCGAACTACCAGCTTTTGAACCAGCTAGAACTACTCAGCAGCATGGACCTCTTGACGGGCGTCATGAACCGTAATTCCATGAACAATCGCGTGACGCAGTTTTTGAATGGCGAAGTGCAGTACAAGTCGCTCGGTATCATCTTTGCAGACTTGAACGGCCTCAAGCCAGTCAACGACAACAAAGGTCACGACGCTGGCGACAAGCTTTTAAAAGACGCCTCACAGCTTTTAAAATTCACGTTCGACGGTTGCGAATTCTACCGCGCAGGTGGCGACGAATTCTTGATTATCGCACTCGACAAGTCGAAAGAAGAGCTCGAAGCCAAAGTCAAAGCTCTCCGCGAAAAATCGATGATTCCGGGCAAGGTCAGTTTTGCCGTCGGATTCTACTACGATGCAAACGGTGGAGACATCCGCACAGCCATGCACGAAGCCGATGTCCGCATG
- a CDS encoding FISUMP domain-containing protein, which produces MKTRTQKMLVALAGALSATALLTSCGEELAQLTNSDLNTVASLKDLGNCNSKNKGRMVYVDSSDAIYFCADSVWKEVNFSEAKGVDGKDGKNGADGKNGTNGKDGTNGTSCIVEALKDGSGYDVLCAGKKVGTITNGKDGAKGADGKNGTNGSNGKSAYEIAKENGFKGTEADWLASLTGAQGSSCSVKANEEKNGFDLVCGDKTVTLTNGKDGKSVTGPAGESCSARSIEGSVVITCGDSEPVVIQNGTNGLDASDDGCKIVSDKGGVVTFECREGEDVRTKKLYKATCNNEPFDPETHFCYFNEEERTFSVVELCGGRTYIPGDDLCEEGKLQKLCHLECNSEGCTYHRYDVDVQFCYGIDLYDLCDGKDYDPTMYRCKNNKLEKIVCGGSKLDLEKQFCATRGGVEERAYNIVKIGEQTWMAENLNYETENSWCGGGSGTTDGDCAKYGRVYTWAAAMGKTEEECGGDESCDLGSGYVQGACPDGWHLPDADEFKTLASSVDPTFTDWREDNEVCKNLKSSEGGVTYLFSALPAGARTDLGRYVNEDDGAYFWSTLESGFGSYVHFFSLFSGSDKGSLDELIKSYAISVRCLKDEP; this is translated from the coding sequence ATGAAAACCAGAACCCAAAAGATGCTGGTCGCGCTTGCAGGTGCGCTGTCTGCAACGGCTCTTTTGACCTCTTGCGGCGAAGAACTCGCTCAACTTACAAATTCCGACTTAAATACGGTCGCATCGCTTAAGGACCTGGGCAATTGTAATTCTAAAAACAAAGGTCGTATGGTTTATGTTGATAGTTCCGATGCTATTTACTTCTGTGCCGACAGTGTCTGGAAAGAGGTGAATTTCTCGGAAGCCAAGGGTGTTGACGGCAAGGATGGCAAAAACGGCGCCGACGGCAAGAATGGAACTAACGGCAAGGATGGGACAAATGGAACATCCTGTATTGTAGAGGCTCTGAAAGACGGCTCTGGGTATGACGTACTATGTGCTGGCAAAAAGGTCGGAACAATCACGAACGGTAAGGACGGCGCAAAAGGTGCTGACGGCAAGAATGGCACTAACGGCTCAAATGGCAAGTCTGCATACGAAATAGCCAAGGAAAACGGCTTCAAGGGTACAGAAGCTGATTGGCTTGCTTCGCTGACGGGTGCGCAGGGTTCAAGTTGTTCCGTCAAAGCCAATGAAGAAAAGAATGGCTTTGATTTGGTTTGCGGTGATAAAACCGTTACGCTTACGAATGGAAAAGACGGCAAAAGCGTTACCGGACCTGCGGGTGAAAGTTGCTCGGCTAGATCTATTGAAGGTAGCGTTGTAATTACCTGTGGCGATTCGGAACCGGTCGTAATTCAGAATGGCACGAACGGATTAGACGCAAGTGATGATGGCTGCAAGATCGTTAGCGACAAGGGTGGAGTTGTTACGTTTGAGTGCCGCGAGGGCGAGGACGTTCGGACTAAAAAACTCTACAAGGCCACATGCAACAACGAGCCTTTTGATCCGGAAACCCATTTCTGCTATTTCAATGAAGAAGAACGAACCTTTTCTGTCGTGGAACTGTGCGGTGGAAGGACCTATATTCCAGGCGATGACCTCTGTGAAGAAGGTAAGCTGCAGAAGTTGTGCCATTTGGAATGTAATTCTGAAGGATGCACTTATCACCGTTATGATGTAGATGTCCAGTTCTGCTATGGTATTGATTTGTATGACCTGTGCGACGGCAAGGATTACGACCCCACGATGTACAGGTGCAAGAATAACAAGTTGGAAAAAATTGTTTGCGGAGGAAGCAAATTAGACCTAGAGAAGCAGTTCTGTGCAACGAGAGGCGGCGTGGAAGAACGTGCCTACAATATTGTGAAAATCGGCGAGCAGACCTGGATGGCCGAGAACCTGAACTATGAAACAGAAAATAGCTGGTGTGGTGGCGGATCGGGAACGACAGATGGCGATTGCGCGAAGTACGGCCGCGTGTATACTTGGGCTGCCGCTATGGGCAAGACTGAAGAAGAGTGTGGCGGTGATGAATCTTGCGACTTGGGTTCGGGCTACGTGCAGGGTGCATGCCCCGATGGCTGGCATCTGCCGGATGCGGATGAGTTTAAGACTCTTGCTTCTAGCGTGGATCCGACTTTTACAGATTGGAGGGAAGATAACGAAGTCTGTAAGAATCTTAAGTCAAGCGAAGGCGGGGTGACTTATTTGTTCTCGGCTTTGCCTGCTGGCGCAAGAACCGACTTGGGGCGTTATGTAAACGAAGATGACGGCGCATACTTTTGGAGTACTTTAGAGTCCGGTTTTGGCAGCTATGTGCACTTTTTCAGTTTGTTCTCTGGATCTGACAAGGGTTCACTTGATGAATTGATCAAGAGTTATGCTATTTCGGTTCGCTGCTTGAAGGATGAACCGTAG
- a CDS encoding GGDEF domain-containing protein gives MDLQEYVNQFDSMTCIMSVEKKPNGYGKMRIEVGNKAYIDSFEKNSGNLIDMPFGKRFVPGQEYTAYIPKDLNFEHFIYSSAVLKKPMHAYIHPERFDVWFNIFSLPLDFEDPFKCYCTYTQELSTDMNTDSLQGLSAKTTADVLKTCIKLRSTKNFLKTMDEVMADIRNICKANYCCIMLTDFKARKCSLLSENSAPEIGRHTLADFLNDEFIDYAKSWLDIINGSTCLLIKNEQDKEDIKARHPAWYKSLRSANIERLALFPLKYNDDIIGFIWATNFALEETDHIKETLELSTYFIASEIANYQLLQKLEKLSSTDLLTEVKNRNAMNNRILKILSGRERVPNSYGIVFADLNNLKYVNDSEGHGAGDQLLKDGAEILKSTFENSEIYRAGGDEFLIIDMENTKETLSHKVETLRKKSDDPNKISFAVGFYYEENGGDIRKAMREADANMYNDKKAFYERHPECRNR, from the coding sequence ATGGATTTACAGGAATATGTCAATCAGTTCGATTCGATGACCTGCATCATGTCCGTCGAAAAAAAGCCGAACGGCTACGGCAAGATGCGTATCGAAGTCGGGAACAAGGCATATATCGATTCCTTCGAAAAAAATAGTGGCAATCTTATCGACATGCCGTTTGGCAAAAGGTTTGTCCCAGGTCAGGAATACACTGCGTATATTCCCAAGGACCTGAACTTCGAACATTTTATCTATAGCAGCGCCGTCCTCAAAAAGCCGATGCACGCCTACATTCACCCAGAAAGGTTCGATGTTTGGTTCAATATCTTCAGCCTGCCCCTCGATTTTGAAGACCCGTTCAAGTGCTACTGCACCTACACGCAAGAACTGTCGACCGATATGAACACGGATTCCTTGCAAGGCCTTTCGGCAAAGACAACTGCCGATGTGCTCAAGACCTGCATCAAGCTCCGCAGCACCAAGAACTTCCTCAAGACCATGGACGAGGTGATGGCCGACATCCGTAACATCTGCAAGGCAAATTACTGCTGCATCATGTTGACGGACTTCAAGGCACGCAAATGCTCCTTGCTCAGCGAAAATTCCGCCCCCGAAATCGGCAGGCACACGCTTGCAGACTTTTTGAACGATGAATTTATCGACTACGCCAAGTCCTGGCTAGACATCATCAACGGGAGCACTTGCTTGCTCATCAAGAACGAACAAGACAAGGAAGATATCAAGGCCCGTCACCCGGCTTGGTATAAGTCCTTGCGGTCAGCAAACATTGAAAGGCTTGCGCTGTTCCCGCTCAAGTACAACGATGACATCATCGGATTCATCTGGGCAACCAACTTTGCTCTCGAAGAAACGGACCACATCAAGGAAACGCTCGAACTTTCGACGTACTTTATCGCATCGGAAATAGCCAACTACCAGCTGCTGCAAAAACTCGAAAAGCTGAGTTCTACGGACCTCTTGACCGAAGTCAAGAACCGCAACGCAATGAACAACCGCATTCTCAAGATATTATCCGGCCGCGAAAGAGTTCCAAACAGCTATGGGATTGTCTTTGCCGACTTGAACAACCTCAAATACGTCAACGACAGCGAAGGCCACGGTGCAGGCGACCAGTTGCTAAAAGACGGTGCAGAAATTCTCAAGTCGACTTTCGAAAATTCAGAGATTTACCGCGCCGGTGGCGACGAGTTCCTGATTATCGACATGGAGAACACCAAAGAAACTCTAAGCCACAAAGTTGAGACGCTCCGAAAGAAATCGGACGACCCGAACAAAATCAGTTTTGCCGTCGGATTCTATTACGAAGAAAATGGTGGCGACATCCGAAAAGCCATGCGCGAAGCCGACGCTAACATGTACAACGATAAAAAAGCTTTTTATGAAAGGCACCCTGAGTGCAGGAATCGTTAA